Sequence from the Colletotrichum higginsianum IMI 349063 chromosome 6, whole genome shotgun sequence genome:
GTCTCTATCTGTTCACCGGGCCGACTTCCGGAAATCGGAGATGGAGTCGGAGGCCGGGACTAGTCTGTTCCGATTTTGAACACGTGACTGGACAGAAGGGACTCTGACGCACTGGCGGCATGTTCCGCTCAATGTTCCGCGTCTGCCGGCTGCCGACGCCATTGCAGCTGGGCAATACACCGGCAGAGCTCCATTTTCGTCAGATTTTTCCTCCGAACCCACGGCCAAAGGAACGATTCGCGATTTGGCTACCATAGCGGAGCGTCACGAAAGTATCACTTGCTCTGATCATACGACGGAGCCTTTCTGCGAACCTTTGGGCTAATTGTGCCTGCGCCTCTCCCCCCCCGGAAGCGTATCGGAGAAGGTCGCCCATCCACGCGGAGTTTACGGCGATTCGGTCTCAGCAAGTCGTGACAAGCTCCCAACACTAACTCTACCTCCAGCCAAGGTTTATCGGAATCGGCGCGtccccatctcggccattTTCTGCTATCCTCAACTCGATCCGACAGCCCACTCACTCGAGGAACACATTCTTTATTGGAACCCGGTGGCCTGACTCTCTCAAACATCAACATGATGCGACCGGCTTTCCAATTGGCTACGATCCCCCGCCGAGCGATACCGGCATCGAGGCAGAGTGCATGGGAAGCAGTGTGGAAGAAGCAACCTACCGCGCCGAGGAGAGCGCTCAAGACAGCAAGCCAGCGAACGTCGCGATGGTCTCAAACCTACACTTCGAACTGGATTGCCTCTCGTCTGGAAACTATGTTTTCCTCGTCGCGCCGGACATTTCGGTTCTCCGCCCGGCAGAGAAACGCAAAGGACGCCACGGCACAGGAGTCGCTTTCGCTGAGTCAAAGGCTAAAGAAACTTTCGAGGGAATATGGCTGGTCGGCTGTGGGCGTATACCTGGCCTTGAGCGTTCTTGACTTCCCGTTTTGCTTCTTGCTTGTCAGGATAGTCGGCACGGACAGGATTGGTAAGCGACACGCGCATCTGTTTGTGGCGAGTTGGTATTGACAAACGCGCGGCAGGACGACTTGAGCATTGGATCGTCTCTAATGCCAAGAAAGTGATCCCTGATTCGGTCCAGAACCGGTGGTCCGAATACCGGGCTGCACTGAGCAAGGCTGAAACCGAGCAGCTGGGAAGCGATGATATCAGCGAGGCCGTCGAAATGGCGGGTTGGggggtcgaggaggccgaacGGCGCAACAAAGCAGAAGCCAGTAAGTACATGCCGCTGCTTGAGACATGACAGCAACCACAGGTCCGGGGGGTGGGTAACAGCTCCAGAACTGACTTTGTCGCAGGCCTGGGAACTCAGCTGGCGTTGGCCTACGCAATCCACAAAAGTTTCATCTTCCTCAGAGTGCCTCTGACCGCAGCGGTGACACCAAAGGTTGTCAAGGTGCTTAGGTCTTGGGGATGGCAGATCGGCAAACGGCGGAGTAAGTGAGCCGCGATACGGAGACTTCACCGCGTTGCCCAGCCTCCACCTGGTCGACGGGGTCGGGAGCCCCTAAAATGCCGGCCGGGCTCGCCTTGCTGTCGGGATTGGCGAACGACTCGGTCCTGTATTTTTATTGACAGCTTATAGACGTGTAAAGGTCCACTCACCCATAGACCAAGACGGTCATGAACACTATACGCAAACTCTATGTGAACATTTGTCCTTCGTACATAACACAGTTTGGCTTGGCTCGATAGGATTTGCTTCAGTGTAAATGCTACCGGAGCGCGCGGCACGGCGGTCAACAGACGGACCAAAGTTTTATTTCTTTTTATTATTTTCAAAATTTTATTCGCAATGCAGACTTGGCCAGGCTTGGTCATGGAGCCGTAAATCCCGGATGGTTGGGAGCATCCAAActcttttccttttcctttttatttttaatCACTCAGCCGCCCATTGTCAAATGCCATATTCCAGAAAGTCAAGGCCGAATGAAGATGCTTGGCGTGCGGATTGGCACGCGAGGGGCAAAGCATGCATCGTCCAAGCGCATGTAACAAGTTGCGCTAAAGAGATGTTCTTCCGGACTTCGAGAAATATGCTCGATTCAATCCAGGGTTGCTAGTTAGGCTTCGATCCCTGGTGGgcccttttttccctcctttttcttcttcttttctttctctctctatttcTTATTTATCTtcttaccc
This genomic interval carries:
- a CDS encoding Peptide alpha-N-acetyltransferase Nat2, yielding MMRPAFQLATIPRRAIPASRQSAWEAVWKKQPTAPRRALKTASQRTSRWSQTYTSNWIASRLETMFSSSRRTFRFSARQRNAKDATAQESLSLSQRLKKLSREYGWSAVGVYLALSVLDFPFCFLLVRIVGTDRIGRLEHWIVSNAKKVIPDSVQNRWSEYRAALSKAETEQLGSDDISEAVEMAGWGVEEAERRNKAEASLGTQLALAYAIHKSFIFLRVPLTAAVTPKVVKVLRSWGWQIGKRRSK